One segment of Maridesulfovibrio ferrireducens DNA contains the following:
- a CDS encoding nucleoside recognition domain-containing protein, translating into MNKISSVLTSSYDILKNAVSISLNLFKIMIPVVIAVKILQEFNLIGYLAAPLAPIMKLVGLPGEMGLVWATAMINNIYSGLIVFLSLAQDSPLSAAQATILGTMILVAHSMPIELRVVQSSGPRLFFQAVIRFTGALLIGILLNFIYSYYDLLQGPAHIILTSDSSVVDKTLPMWALGEIKNFISIFLIILSLLIIMKILTKLRIIAAIDFLLRPLLKLMGIGPKASALTVVGLTMGLSYGGGMIIHETKSGKIDKKDVFYSLTLMGLCHSVVEDTFLLMMIGGHISGLLWGRLIFAIVVVAILVQLTKILPESFCDKYLWSIPKNFNIQKG; encoded by the coding sequence ATGAATAAAATATCATCAGTTCTTACTTCAAGTTACGACATTCTTAAAAATGCTGTAAGCATATCACTGAATCTTTTTAAAATAATGATTCCGGTTGTTATTGCTGTAAAAATTCTTCAAGAATTTAATCTGATCGGCTATCTTGCCGCACCGCTTGCCCCGATAATGAAACTTGTCGGCCTTCCCGGTGAGATGGGGCTTGTATGGGCGACAGCAATGATCAACAACATCTACAGCGGTCTCATCGTATTTCTCAGCCTTGCTCAAGATTCGCCTCTTTCGGCAGCACAAGCCACCATACTCGGCACAATGATTCTAGTGGCACACTCTATGCCTATAGAACTTAGAGTTGTACAAAGCTCAGGCCCGAGATTATTTTTTCAGGCTGTCATAAGATTCACAGGAGCATTACTAATTGGTATACTTCTTAATTTTATTTACAGCTATTATGACCTGTTACAAGGTCCAGCTCACATCATTTTAACATCAGACTCTTCCGTCGTTGATAAAACTTTACCAATGTGGGCTTTGGGAGAAATTAAAAACTTTATTTCCATTTTCCTGATTATTCTCTCACTGCTGATAATAATGAAGATTCTCACAAAACTGAGAATTATTGCCGCCATTGACTTCCTTCTTCGCCCGCTGCTTAAATTGATGGGTATCGGGCCAAAGGCTTCAGCCCTTACAGTTGTCGGCCTTACCATGGGCCTTTCATATGGTGGCGGCATGATTATTCATGAGACTAAGTCGGGTAAAATTGACAAAAAAGACGTTTTCTATTCGCTAACACTGATGGGACTATGTCATAGTGTTGTCGAAGATACATTTCTATTAATGATGATTGGTGGGCATATTTCAGGATTACTTTGGGGAAGACTGATCTTCGCAATTGTAGTTGTAGCAATACTTGTGCAGTTAACCAAAATTCTACCTGAAAGTTTCTGTGATAAATACTTATGGAGTATTCCAAAAAACTTTAACATACAGAAGGGATAA
- a CDS encoding response regulator has protein sequence MHDLPRVLTIDDDEAVRLSITHYLEDSGYKVLQAANGSDGLDIFRSETPDIVLLDLRMPEMDGLSVLKELGQEAPQTPVIVVSGTGSFDDAVATIRLGAWDYIAKPITDLKDLESSILRTRERARLLVENEKYKEELEIKIRERTEELQRTNMILSEEISARKTSEKLVRASLAEKEVMLKEIHHRVKNNLQVISSLLSLQSGYTDDDKASNLLRECQHRVRSMSMLHERLYRSDDLSRIDMREYAFTLMNFLLRSYSIDDKVQPKFDINDIHLGIDSAIPCGLIINELLSNSLRHAFPDNREGILFVSMSREGDNINLTVSDNGIGLPEDFKIGNTKTLGMTLVETLAQQLCGELIIKKTNGTSFQIIFPVKTHAC, from the coding sequence ATGCATGACCTTCCCCGAGTACTAACGATTGATGACGATGAAGCTGTCAGACTCTCTATTACACACTATCTTGAAGATAGTGGATATAAAGTCTTACAAGCTGCAAACGGCTCAGATGGACTTGATATTTTTAGATCAGAAACTCCGGATATTGTTCTTCTAGACTTAAGAATGCCTGAAATGGACGGCCTTTCCGTTCTTAAAGAACTGGGACAGGAAGCTCCGCAAACTCCTGTTATCGTTGTTTCCGGAACCGGTTCATTTGATGATGCGGTAGCAACAATCCGCCTTGGAGCGTGGGATTACATAGCAAAACCTATTACCGACTTAAAAGATCTTGAATCCTCAATTTTGCGAACACGAGAGCGAGCCAGACTTCTTGTTGAAAATGAAAAATACAAAGAAGAACTGGAAATTAAAATCCGGGAACGCACAGAAGAACTCCAAAGAACCAACATGATTCTTTCAGAAGAAATTTCAGCTCGAAAGACTTCTGAAAAATTAGTCCGGGCATCACTTGCAGAAAAAGAAGTTATGCTGAAAGAAATTCACCATCGCGTAAAAAACAACCTTCAAGTTATTTCCAGCTTGCTCAGCCTTCAAAGCGGTTACACTGACGATGATAAAGCCAGCAACCTTTTGCGGGAGTGTCAGCATAGAGTTCGTTCAATGTCCATGCTCCACGAAAGACTTTACCGTTCCGACGACCTTTCACGAATAGATATGCGCGAATATGCGTTTACACTTATGAACTTCCTACTAAGATCATATTCTATCGACGACAAGGTGCAGCCCAAATTTGACATCAATGATATTCATCTTGGTATAGACTCCGCAATACCATGCGGGTTAATTATCAATGAACTGCTTTCAAATTCCCTCAGACACGCTTTTCCAGACAATCGAGAAGGTATTCTATTTGTTTCCATGTCCCGGGAAGGCGACAATATAAATCTGACTGTTTCAGATAACGGGATAGGCTTGCCCGAAGATTTCAAAATAGGAAACACAAAGACACTGGGTATGACGCTCGTCGAAACTCTCGCACAACAACTCTGTGGCGAATTAATAATTAAGAAAACAAATGGAACATCTTTCCAAATAATTTTTCCCGTTAAAACTCATGCTTGCTAG
- a CDS encoding PilZ domain-containing protein, which yields MSAVRILIVCMQGQSREAYIKALDELNVEYDVVDNFGDTFKKFNKISYNGFLFDVATVVRAKAKDKAEANLFIERFPVLRVNYRASDEVIRGIPVGKFSGESKLLEDFVRKVCSVFPARSLRGSRTSSRVLNVLLRKEYSSGFISIEKSVTFDISEEGGFFFSVKKWEEGDPLSVVVKELADRTPILSIVRKVQVWGETDRLPGIEVRFLNLTEAQADQIEELM from the coding sequence TTGAGTGCTGTTAGGATTCTTATTGTTTGCATGCAGGGGCAAAGTCGTGAAGCTTACATTAAGGCTCTGGATGAACTTAATGTCGAGTATGATGTTGTTGATAATTTTGGTGATACTTTTAAAAAATTTAATAAAATTAGTTACAATGGTTTTCTTTTTGATGTGGCTACAGTCGTCAGGGCAAAAGCTAAGGATAAAGCAGAAGCAAATCTTTTTATTGAACGTTTTCCGGTTTTAAGAGTTAATTATCGAGCTTCTGATGAAGTTATTCGCGGTATTCCTGTGGGTAAATTTTCTGGCGAAAGTAAATTGTTGGAAGATTTTGTCCGCAAGGTTTGTTCGGTATTTCCTGCCAGATCGTTACGCGGGAGCAGGACTTCGTCCAGAGTTTTGAATGTTTTGCTTCGCAAAGAATATAGTTCCGGTTTTATCAGTATTGAGAAGAGTGTAACTTTTGATATTTCTGAAGAAGGGGGCTTCTTTTTTTCTGTTAAAAAATGGGAAGAAGGCGATCCTCTTTCAGTAGTTGTAAAGGAATTGGCTGATAGAACGCCAATTTTATCTATTGTTAGAAAGGTACAGGTTTGGGGTGAGACAGACCGGTTGCCGGGTATTGAAGTAAGATTTTTAAATCTTACGGAAGCTCAGGCTGATCAAATTGAAGAATTAATGTAG
- a CDS encoding STAS domain-containing protein, with protein MELKFKHVDEITVVELDSPELNHVVSHDFQRQIAPLFDEKKFNIALDMGNVDFMDSMGIGTLITLRNKLMKEKGSIAMFNLSDRVKKIIDIAALHKIFSLYDSEDEAVEGLKQQLLA; from the coding sequence ATGGAACTTAAATTCAAACATGTCGATGAAATAACCGTTGTTGAACTGGACTCTCCTGAACTTAATCATGTCGTCAGCCATGATTTTCAGCGTCAGATTGCTCCTCTTTTTGATGAAAAGAAATTTAACATTGCACTTGATATGGGCAATGTTGACTTCATGGACAGCATGGGAATCGGAACTTTGATTACCCTGCGCAATAAGCTCATGAAGGAAAAAGGAAGCATTGCAATGTTCAACCTAAGTGATCGAGTTAAAAAGATCATTGATATTGCTGCACTGCACAAGATATTTTCCCTCTATGATTCAGAAGATGAAGCCGTAGAAGGATTGAAACAACAACTTTTAGCTTAG